One stretch of Solenopsis invicta isolate M01_SB chromosome 16, UNIL_Sinv_3.0, whole genome shotgun sequence DNA includes these proteins:
- the LOC105207450 gene encoding uncharacterized protein LOC105207450, with amino-acid sequence MRLPLFILCLAVAYGTCLSHGDVTEIQNGDYKVNLSDVPFERFHSRHKRSLLSPVTAPLDMILRLCGVNEGAITTSVNLLKFVTNALMGQDVCPKTEGVSLLGLIPQMMCHPVQTTEALTCHFLQTVGNGGRALTSKAFDLSVQIFRNIFLPGLHTTLNALKGTHLLPPQINAAIDIFNLIYKFLQIMGYVPN; translated from the exons ATGAGGCTACCGCTTTTCATTCTTTGTTTGGCTGTGGCGTATGGAACCTGCTTGTCACATGGTGACGTGACTGAAATACAAA atGGAGACTATAAAGTGAATTTGTCCGATGTGCCTTTTGAAAGATTTCATTCGAGGCACAAAAGAAGTTTATTATCACCAGTTACAGCGCCGCTAGACATGATATTACGTTTATGTGGAGTAAATGAGGGTGCTATAACTACAAGTGTAAACCTCCTGAAATTCGTAACCAACGCATTGATGGGACAAGATGTGTGCCCTAAAACAGAAGGAGTATCTCTTCTCGGATTGATCCCACAGATGATGTGTCATCCGGTCCAAACGACCGAAGCCTTAACATGCCACTTCTTGCAAACAGTTGGGAATGGAGGCCGTGCATTAACGTCGAAAGCATTTGACCTATCtgtacaaatatttagaaatatattccTACCAGGATTACATACAACGCTGAATGCACTAAAAGGCACACACTTGTTACCCCCACAAATCAATGCTGCAATCGacatattcaatttaatttataaatttttacaaataatgggATATGTCccgaattaa
- the LOC105207460 gene encoding nuclear envelope integral membrane protein 1 isoform X2, with translation MNSIIELAKWILLCFCLSRCAYARRILDEPKIHFMNAADIVQNNNPGLKTYCHNASSKYLTHMWRTMTMDLQINSDSYVLYDGKTPQEILQKYDANEKLWSYFDTGKHRQFKINPFEDTCIGVYIGSPSESGYIMSLTETRINVWKLTMMIMGIIIFWCAKILSRNSLFYYTCGIIFGVTLSLIILIYMAGKLIPWGKMYLVFATSMSLYIAKLLWDNTQVIVMQYREWLMWYILVTSLISFVICYRFGPVTNTRTKQIIQWFLQLVGLALVYHSSHFYEASFSCCIVLILFYNFPKAAFERSKRRNVFPEKRKLLSEEQYHQEGIRQTRKALKDLQNYCSSPECNPWKTVLRLKNPIRFARFMEGDSHLLEDEIEEHEEEVSKILDKDEYTDDDDSF, from the exons ATGAATAGTATAATCGAGCTGGCGAAATGGATTCTCCTGTGTTTTTGTTTGTCTCGATGTGCTTACGCGCGTCGCATTCTCGACGAACCAA AAATACACTTTATGAATGCAGCTGacattgtacaaaataataatccTGGTCTCAAGACTTATTGTCACAATGCTTCCTCAAAATACTTGACACATATGTGGAGAACTATGACT ATGGATCTCCAAATCAATTCAGACTCCTATGTTTTGTACGATGGCAAAACACCTCAAGAAATTCTCCAAAAGTATGATGCGAATGAAAAATTGTGGAGTTACTTTGATACGGGAAAACATaggcaatttaaaattaatcccTTTGAAGATACATGTATAGGTGTTTACATAGGTTCTCCCAGTGAATCTGGCTATATAATGAGTCTGACAGAAACAC GTATTAATGTTTGGAAATTGACAATGATGATAATgggtattataattttttggtgTGCCAAGATATTAAGTCggaattcattattttattatacttgtgGCATAATATTTGGAGTCACTTTATCtctcataattttaatatatatggctGGGAAATTGATACCATGG ggaAAAATGTACTTAGTATTTGCTACATCGATGAGTCTTTATATTGCTAAATTATTATGGGATAATACACAAGTAATTGTAATGCAATATAGAGAATGGCTGATGTGGTACATTCTTGTTACGTCTTTGATTAGTTTCGTAATTTGCTACCGTTTCGGTCCAGTTACCAATACGAGAACGAAACAAATAATACAATGGTTTTTGCAG CTTGTAGGATTGGCATTGGTTTATCACAGCAGTCACTTCTACGAAGCATCCTTTTCATGTTGCATTGtacttatacttttttataattttccgaAAGCAGCTTTTGAGCGATCAAAGAG gcGAAACGTGTTTCCGGAAAAGCGAAAATTATTAAGTGAAGAGCAATATCATCAAGAAGGAATACGGCAAACTAGAAAAGCTTTAAAAGATTTACAGAATTATTGCTCCAGTCCGGAATGCAATCCTTGGAAGACAGTTTTAAGACTGAAAAATCCAATAAG atTTGCGAGATTTATGGAAGGAGATTCACATTTGCTGGAAGACGAAATCGAGGAACATGAAGAAGAAGTTTCGAAAATTCTAGATAAAGATGAATATACAGATGATGATGATTCTTTTTAA
- the LOC105207460 gene encoding nuclear envelope integral membrane protein 1 isoform X1, translating into MNSIIELAKWILLCFCLSRCAYARRILDEPKIHFMNAADIVQNNNPGLKTYCHNASSKYLTHMWRTMTMDLQINSDSYVLYDGKTPQEILQKYDANEKLWSYFDTGKHRQFKINPFEDTCIGVYIGSPSESGYIMSLTETRINVWKLTMMIMGIIIFWCAKILSRNSLFYYTCGIIFGVTLSLIILIYMAGKLIPWGKMYLVFATSMSLYIAKLLWDNTQVIVMQYREWLMWYILVTSLISFVICYRFGPVTNTRTKQIIQWFLQLVGLALVYHSSHFYEASFSCCIVLILFYNFPKAAFERSKRYWRNVFPEKRKLLSEEQYHQEGIRQTRKALKDLQNYCSSPECNPWKTVLRLKNPIRFARFMEGDSHLLEDEIEEHEEEVSKILDKDEYTDDDDSF; encoded by the exons ATGAATAGTATAATCGAGCTGGCGAAATGGATTCTCCTGTGTTTTTGTTTGTCTCGATGTGCTTACGCGCGTCGCATTCTCGACGAACCAA AAATACACTTTATGAATGCAGCTGacattgtacaaaataataatccTGGTCTCAAGACTTATTGTCACAATGCTTCCTCAAAATACTTGACACATATGTGGAGAACTATGACT ATGGATCTCCAAATCAATTCAGACTCCTATGTTTTGTACGATGGCAAAACACCTCAAGAAATTCTCCAAAAGTATGATGCGAATGAAAAATTGTGGAGTTACTTTGATACGGGAAAACATaggcaatttaaaattaatcccTTTGAAGATACATGTATAGGTGTTTACATAGGTTCTCCCAGTGAATCTGGCTATATAATGAGTCTGACAGAAACAC GTATTAATGTTTGGAAATTGACAATGATGATAATgggtattataattttttggtgTGCCAAGATATTAAGTCggaattcattattttattatacttgtgGCATAATATTTGGAGTCACTTTATCtctcataattttaatatatatggctGGGAAATTGATACCATGG ggaAAAATGTACTTAGTATTTGCTACATCGATGAGTCTTTATATTGCTAAATTATTATGGGATAATACACAAGTAATTGTAATGCAATATAGAGAATGGCTGATGTGGTACATTCTTGTTACGTCTTTGATTAGTTTCGTAATTTGCTACCGTTTCGGTCCAGTTACCAATACGAGAACGAAACAAATAATACAATGGTTTTTGCAG CTTGTAGGATTGGCATTGGTTTATCACAGCAGTCACTTCTACGAAGCATCCTTTTCATGTTGCATTGtacttatacttttttataattttccgaAAGCAGCTTTTGAGCGATCAAAGAGGTATTG gcGAAACGTGTTTCCGGAAAAGCGAAAATTATTAAGTGAAGAGCAATATCATCAAGAAGGAATACGGCAAACTAGAAAAGCTTTAAAAGATTTACAGAATTATTGCTCCAGTCCGGAATGCAATCCTTGGAAGACAGTTTTAAGACTGAAAAATCCAATAAG atTTGCGAGATTTATGGAAGGAGATTCACATTTGCTGGAAGACGAAATCGAGGAACATGAAGAAGAAGTTTCGAAAATTCTAGATAAAGATGAATATACAGATGATGATGATTCTTTTTAA
- the LOC105207460 gene encoding nuclear envelope integral membrane protein 1 isoform X4, with amino-acid sequence MNSIIELAKWILLCFCLSRCAYARRILDEPKIHFMNAADIVQNNNPGLKTYCHNASSKYLTHMWRTMTMDLQINSDSYVLYDGKTPQEILQKYDANEKLWSYFDTGKHRQFKINPFEDTCIGVYIGSPSESGYIMSLTETRINVWKLTMMIMGIIIFWCAKILSRNSLFYYTCGIIFGVTLSLIILIYMAGKLIPWGKMYLVFATSMSLYIAKLLWDNTQVIVMQYREWLMWYILVTSLISFVICYRFGPVTNTRTKQIIQWFLQLVGLALVYHSSHFYEASFSCCIVLILFYNFPKAAFERSKRYWLRFIFIQSNFI; translated from the exons ATGAATAGTATAATCGAGCTGGCGAAATGGATTCTCCTGTGTTTTTGTTTGTCTCGATGTGCTTACGCGCGTCGCATTCTCGACGAACCAA AAATACACTTTATGAATGCAGCTGacattgtacaaaataataatccTGGTCTCAAGACTTATTGTCACAATGCTTCCTCAAAATACTTGACACATATGTGGAGAACTATGACT ATGGATCTCCAAATCAATTCAGACTCCTATGTTTTGTACGATGGCAAAACACCTCAAGAAATTCTCCAAAAGTATGATGCGAATGAAAAATTGTGGAGTTACTTTGATACGGGAAAACATaggcaatttaaaattaatcccTTTGAAGATACATGTATAGGTGTTTACATAGGTTCTCCCAGTGAATCTGGCTATATAATGAGTCTGACAGAAACAC GTATTAATGTTTGGAAATTGACAATGATGATAATgggtattataattttttggtgTGCCAAGATATTAAGTCggaattcattattttattatacttgtgGCATAATATTTGGAGTCACTTTATCtctcataattttaatatatatggctGGGAAATTGATACCATGG ggaAAAATGTACTTAGTATTTGCTACATCGATGAGTCTTTATATTGCTAAATTATTATGGGATAATACACAAGTAATTGTAATGCAATATAGAGAATGGCTGATGTGGTACATTCTTGTTACGTCTTTGATTAGTTTCGTAATTTGCTACCGTTTCGGTCCAGTTACCAATACGAGAACGAAACAAATAATACAATGGTTTTTGCAG CTTGTAGGATTGGCATTGGTTTATCACAGCAGTCACTTCTACGAAGCATCCTTTTCATGTTGCATTGtacttatacttttttataattttccgaAAGCAGCTTTTGAGCGATCAAAGAGGTATTG GTTGCGTTTCATCTTTAtacagtcaaattttatttaa
- the LOC105207460 gene encoding nuclear envelope integral membrane protein 1 isoform X3, giving the protein MELDRLDTERLAANEIHFMNAADIVQNNNPGLKTYCHNASSKYLTHMWRTMTMDLQINSDSYVLYDGKTPQEILQKYDANEKLWSYFDTGKHRQFKINPFEDTCIGVYIGSPSESGYIMSLTETRINVWKLTMMIMGIIIFWCAKILSRNSLFYYTCGIIFGVTLSLIILIYMAGKLIPWGKMYLVFATSMSLYIAKLLWDNTQVIVMQYREWLMWYILVTSLISFVICYRFGPVTNTRTKQIIQWFLQLVGLALVYHSSHFYEASFSCCIVLILFYNFPKAAFERSKRYWRNVFPEKRKLLSEEQYHQEGIRQTRKALKDLQNYCSSPECNPWKTVLRLKNPIRFARFMEGDSHLLEDEIEEHEEEVSKILDKDEYTDDDDSF; this is encoded by the exons ATGGAGCTGGACCGGCTGGACACGGAGCGACtagcggcgaacg AAATACACTTTATGAATGCAGCTGacattgtacaaaataataatccTGGTCTCAAGACTTATTGTCACAATGCTTCCTCAAAATACTTGACACATATGTGGAGAACTATGACT ATGGATCTCCAAATCAATTCAGACTCCTATGTTTTGTACGATGGCAAAACACCTCAAGAAATTCTCCAAAAGTATGATGCGAATGAAAAATTGTGGAGTTACTTTGATACGGGAAAACATaggcaatttaaaattaatcccTTTGAAGATACATGTATAGGTGTTTACATAGGTTCTCCCAGTGAATCTGGCTATATAATGAGTCTGACAGAAACAC GTATTAATGTTTGGAAATTGACAATGATGATAATgggtattataattttttggtgTGCCAAGATATTAAGTCggaattcattattttattatacttgtgGCATAATATTTGGAGTCACTTTATCtctcataattttaatatatatggctGGGAAATTGATACCATGG ggaAAAATGTACTTAGTATTTGCTACATCGATGAGTCTTTATATTGCTAAATTATTATGGGATAATACACAAGTAATTGTAATGCAATATAGAGAATGGCTGATGTGGTACATTCTTGTTACGTCTTTGATTAGTTTCGTAATTTGCTACCGTTTCGGTCCAGTTACCAATACGAGAACGAAACAAATAATACAATGGTTTTTGCAG CTTGTAGGATTGGCATTGGTTTATCACAGCAGTCACTTCTACGAAGCATCCTTTTCATGTTGCATTGtacttatacttttttataattttccgaAAGCAGCTTTTGAGCGATCAAAGAGGTATTG gcGAAACGTGTTTCCGGAAAAGCGAAAATTATTAAGTGAAGAGCAATATCATCAAGAAGGAATACGGCAAACTAGAAAAGCTTTAAAAGATTTACAGAATTATTGCTCCAGTCCGGAATGCAATCCTTGGAAGACAGTTTTAAGACTGAAAAATCCAATAAG atTTGCGAGATTTATGGAAGGAGATTCACATTTGCTGGAAGACGAAATCGAGGAACATGAAGAAGAAGTTTCGAAAATTCTAGATAAAGATGAATATACAGATGATGATGATTCTTTTTAA